In one window of Pseudoalteromonas espejiana DSM 9414 DNA:
- a CDS encoding metal-dependent hydrolase, with translation MANFNTHLNTAVIITGLSSATLLSASHIDLNGALWLWFLGSIGGLLPDIDSDNSTSLDTIFNLFALSAVLLVLYYITTELIIHISFIELIVVPLLVYGFMKYIIRPIFEWITVHRGSCHSLLFLLLCALLTTQVTWKLNDQTTAQAATFAWLTGGFILLGGLIHLLLDELYSVDLNNVTIKRSFGTALKIADFDNKLITLASVIAISGLIYVAPPTEHTITALSDWSQFRLLS, from the coding sequence ATGGCAAATTTCAATACTCATCTTAATACTGCAGTCATCATCACCGGCTTAAGCTCAGCCACTTTATTATCTGCAAGCCATATCGATTTAAACGGCGCACTTTGGTTATGGTTTTTAGGCTCAATTGGCGGCTTGTTACCCGACATAGATTCAGATAACTCTACATCACTCGACACTATTTTTAACTTATTTGCACTAAGCGCCGTATTACTGGTGCTGTATTACATAACCACCGAGCTTATTATTCACATTAGTTTTATCGAGTTAATTGTAGTGCCGTTATTGGTTTACGGATTTATGAAATATATTATTAGACCCATTTTTGAATGGATCACGGTACATAGAGGCAGTTGCCACTCTTTACTGTTTTTATTGCTATGTGCGCTGTTAACAACCCAAGTAACGTGGAAACTAAACGACCAAACAACCGCACAAGCCGCTACTTTTGCCTGGTTAACGGGTGGGTTTATTTTACTCGGCGGGTTAATCCATTTATTACTCGATGAGCTTTACAGTGTAGATTTAAATAATGTCACTATTAAACGCTCTTTCGGCACCGCTTTAAAAATAGCTGACTTCGATAATAAATTAATTACCTTGGCATCGGTTATTGCCATTTCAGGTTTAATCTATGTAGCCCCGCCTACAGAGCATACTATTACCGCATTAAGTGATTGGTCTCAATTTAGGCTTTTATCTTAA
- a CDS encoding thiamine biosynthesis protein ThiC, whose product MEFTNKRTILISASLLLVLAISQAIFSVLYSAEISFSRQFAWGLEALVFTLLVAFAGSAMVQAKNAQLGWSAIAFSAVLNIVQVSVGLTLFSTFGKVAGTVEGAQPLIGGVVALSFMIYYAAKVLLGLAALVFGLSYFAKGGKAIGSLTALAGAVAMLANGILITFGRDGFLPSGVAGASGMIATLLLAICLISLNRKAD is encoded by the coding sequence ATGGAATTTACGAATAAACGCACCATCCTAATTTCAGCATCTTTGTTGTTAGTATTGGCCATATCACAGGCTATTTTTTCAGTTCTTTACAGTGCAGAAATTAGTTTTTCAAGGCAGTTTGCTTGGGGGCTAGAAGCGCTGGTATTTACTTTGCTCGTTGCCTTTGCAGGCTCGGCTATGGTGCAAGCAAAAAACGCTCAATTAGGCTGGTCGGCTATCGCGTTTAGCGCAGTACTTAACATAGTACAGGTAAGTGTTGGTCTTACGTTGTTTTCAACATTTGGTAAAGTTGCGGGCACAGTAGAAGGCGCACAACCTTTAATTGGTGGCGTGGTGGCGTTGTCATTCATGATTTACTACGCAGCCAAAGTATTATTGGGATTAGCAGCACTAGTGTTTGGCCTGTCGTACTTCGCTAAAGGTGGCAAAGCCATTGGCAGCCTTACAGCCCTTGCAGGCGCAGTTGCTATGCTTGCCAATGGTATTTTAATTACCTTTGGCCGCGATGGATTCTTACCATCAGGTGTTGCTGGCGCATCAGGCATGATTGCAACGTTGCTTTTAGCAATCTGTTTAATAAGCCTTAACCGTAAAGCAGATTAA
- a CDS encoding DUF3526 domain-containing protein, with protein sequence MSYLITQLVREWGFLLRQKYVVVLLLCSLILSGFAIYSGLSEVSAQQQTIERLKAADQSDRAKVQQKQNDAGMLAYYSFHLTYSQPSNLAFAALGERDIFPWKHRINLLAIEGQIYESDSQNAELAQAGKIDFVFVISALAPLVIILLFHDLFANERTSGRHDLLVTTAKSYFALWGARITVRFVAVIICLMLPFFVGAVIAGASGSEVVYVSLLCIAYLAFWTALSVWWGKNATSAPRVASSLIGIWVLFAFIIPILGDLAINKSVHSPKGGDIMLTQREAVNDAWDLPKSATMQPFVKEFPEFAPYIDMSSEFEWKWYYAFQQMGDLKAAELSKAYRDAAAKKYELAGFVSWISPPLLLQRSLTRTANTDSIAAYDYEQKIRDYHQQLREFYYPWLFYKGDPTKAALENMPRFESTTQSSN encoded by the coding sequence ATGAGTTATTTAATTACACAACTTGTGCGTGAATGGGGCTTTTTACTGCGCCAAAAGTACGTAGTGGTATTACTGCTGTGTAGCCTTATTTTATCGGGATTTGCTATTTACAGCGGGCTAAGCGAAGTAAGCGCACAACAGCAAACTATTGAACGCTTAAAAGCAGCAGATCAAAGCGACCGCGCTAAAGTACAGCAAAAGCAAAACGATGCGGGCATGTTAGCGTATTACAGCTTTCATTTAACGTACTCGCAGCCTTCTAACCTTGCATTTGCTGCATTAGGTGAGCGCGATATATTCCCGTGGAAACACCGCATTAATTTATTAGCAATTGAGGGGCAAATTTACGAAAGCGATTCGCAAAATGCTGAGCTGGCCCAAGCCGGTAAAATAGATTTTGTGTTTGTAATTAGTGCGCTAGCGCCACTGGTTATTATATTGCTGTTTCATGATTTATTTGCAAATGAGCGCACCAGCGGTAGGCACGATTTACTCGTTACTACGGCTAAGTCTTACTTTGCTTTATGGGGCGCACGTATAACCGTGAGATTTGTAGCGGTAATAATATGTTTAATGCTGCCATTTTTTGTGGGTGCAGTTATAGCTGGGGCAAGCGGGTCTGAAGTGGTGTATGTATCGCTGCTGTGTATTGCCTACCTTGCATTTTGGACTGCGCTTAGTGTGTGGTGGGGTAAAAATGCAACCAGTGCGCCACGTGTTGCCTCTAGCTTAATTGGTATATGGGTGTTGTTTGCTTTTATTATTCCTATTTTAGGCGACCTTGCTATAAATAAATCTGTGCATTCGCCTAAAGGGGGCGACATTATGCTTACCCAACGTGAAGCAGTAAACGATGCATGGGATTTACCTAAATCTGCAACTATGCAGCCTTTTGTTAAAGAGTTTCCTGAGTTTGCGCCTTATATAGATATGAGTAGTGAATTTGAGTGGAAATGGTATTACGCATTTCAACAAATGGGCGATTTAAAAGCGGCAGAGCTTTCAAAGGCCTACCGCGATGCAGCCGCTAAAAAATACGAGTTAGCCGGTTTTGTATCTTGGATTTCGCCACCGCTATTACTGCAGCGAAGCCTTACGCGTACAGCCAATACCGATTCAATAGCCGCTTACGATTATGAGCAGAAAATTAGAGATTATCATCAGCAATTACGCGAGTTTTATTACCCGTGGTTATTTTACAAAGGCGACCCAACTAAAGCAGCCCTTGAAAATATGCCACGCTTTGAAAGTACCACGCAAAGCAGCAACTAA
- a CDS encoding AAA family ATPase: protein MAQAGQIKMKIDSIKLCGWRSYDLNGVYISGLKSINLIIGPNNSGKSNLAKYFNYLKSIASENLNVGTAISVATELDESQTWGWEKEKINCEILLSNDNIFISSRKMIKFLIR, encoded by the coding sequence TTGGCACAAGCAGGACAAATCAAAATGAAGATTGACTCCATAAAACTTTGTGGTTGGCGCTCATATGATTTAAATGGCGTCTATATAAGCGGCTTAAAGTCAATTAACTTAATTATTGGACCAAATAACTCAGGGAAATCTAATTTAGCGAAATATTTTAATTACTTAAAAAGTATAGCTAGTGAAAACCTGAATGTTGGAACTGCGATTTCCGTTGCCACTGAACTTGATGAAAGCCAAACATGGGGCTGGGAAAAGGAGAAAATCAACTGTGAAATTTTACTTTCAAACGATAATATCTTCATATCTTCACGGAAAATGATAAAATTTCTTATACGGTAA
- a CDS encoding TonB-dependent siderophore receptor — MKTNTKGLKLTYLSTCLVSLFSSQVMAAEQNQQSTSVKDDAIERVTVVASRQAYQGNFSPLETPQSELKIDLEALENAGAVSLDQALDLSASVARQNNFGGLWNSFALRGFVGDENLPSNYLVNGFNAGRGFGGSRDLSGIESVEVLKGPRAALFGRGEPGGTVNLVTKRPTFDTEGEIKLSVGSFDTYRADVDYTTPLNDDVAIRLVGFYEDAESFRDTIETTKQGFSPSIVWNINDSSQLIYELEYSEQEVPFDRGVLAIDGELGLIPESRFLGEPGDGPIEADVLGHQLEYIHDFDDNWSILFGANYRDTSMEGFATETGFGGVIDGEVNRFRRYRDFDAKYQVFRTEVSGNLEFGGFEHRLIMGVDADKFENDQVILRVRGDQYINVFNPVYGAYELPTPTSNTDRVEIQESLGIFIQDQISLTDKLDIRIGARFDDYEQRLNNRLANTNTKQTESRVSPQFGVVYEASDYVSVYGAYGENFRPLSGTDANGDGFEPNQSTSAEVGVKFTLNDGALFGTVAVFKVEQDNMLVVDDPTAFTYAAIGEAQSKGIEIDLTGELTDTLEIWASYAYVDATIENSFFDANFGYTVEAGASLLNVPEQQLSLQLVQSTDLYGKAIKFGGGLLHVGKRNGFFGTDFELPSYTTARAFVNYDVTDAIGITAEVNNLFDETYYTNSFADAWVQPGTPRNVKFSASYKF; from the coding sequence ATGAAAACCAATACAAAAGGGCTTAAGCTCACCTATTTAAGTACTTGCCTAGTAAGCTTATTTAGCAGCCAGGTAATGGCTGCTGAGCAAAATCAGCAAAGTACAAGCGTAAAGGATGACGCAATTGAAAGAGTAACCGTTGTTGCATCTCGCCAGGCTTATCAAGGTAACTTTAGCCCTTTAGAAACCCCACAATCAGAGCTTAAAATTGATTTAGAAGCCCTTGAAAATGCAGGTGCAGTAAGCCTTGACCAAGCGCTTGACTTATCAGCCTCTGTTGCGCGCCAAAACAACTTTGGTGGGCTTTGGAATAGTTTTGCATTACGTGGTTTTGTAGGCGACGAAAACCTACCAAGTAACTACTTAGTAAATGGTTTTAATGCAGGGCGTGGCTTTGGTGGCTCGCGTGATTTGTCGGGTATTGAGTCGGTTGAGGTTTTAAAAGGCCCGCGTGCGGCCTTATTTGGCCGTGGTGAACCAGGTGGTACAGTAAACTTAGTTACAAAACGCCCAACATTTGATACCGAAGGCGAAATTAAGCTGTCTGTAGGGAGTTTTGATACTTACCGCGCCGATGTTGATTACACAACACCGCTTAACGACGACGTAGCAATTAGACTGGTTGGTTTTTATGAAGACGCCGAAAGCTTTAGAGACACCATAGAAACCACTAAGCAAGGCTTTAGCCCGTCAATAGTATGGAATATTAACGACAGCAGCCAGCTTATATACGAGCTTGAATATAGCGAACAAGAAGTACCGTTTGATAGAGGTGTATTAGCCATAGATGGCGAGCTTGGCCTTATTCCTGAAAGTCGCTTTTTAGGTGAGCCGGGCGACGGCCCAATTGAAGCCGATGTACTCGGGCACCAGTTAGAGTATATTCATGACTTTGATGATAACTGGAGCATTTTATTTGGTGCAAACTACCGTGATACCTCTATGGAAGGCTTTGCAACCGAAACTGGTTTTGGAGGCGTAATTGATGGCGAAGTAAATCGCTTCAGACGCTACCGCGACTTTGATGCTAAATACCAAGTATTTAGAACTGAGGTAAGTGGTAATTTAGAGTTTGGTGGGTTTGAGCACCGTTTAATTATGGGTGTTGATGCCGATAAATTTGAAAACGACCAAGTGATTTTACGTGTACGTGGCGATCAATACATTAATGTATTTAACCCTGTTTACGGCGCGTACGAATTACCAACGCCAACATCAAATACTGACCGCGTAGAGATTCAAGAGTCGTTAGGGATATTCATTCAAGATCAAATAAGCCTAACCGATAAGTTAGATATTCGTATTGGTGCACGTTTTGATGATTACGAGCAGCGCTTAAATAACCGCTTAGCTAACACCAACACTAAACAAACTGAGTCACGCGTGAGCCCGCAGTTTGGTGTGGTTTATGAAGCAAGCGATTATGTATCTGTTTATGGTGCTTATGGCGAAAACTTCCGCCCACTTTCAGGTACCGATGCTAATGGCGATGGTTTTGAGCCAAACCAATCTACATCTGCTGAGGTGGGTGTTAAATTTACATTAAACGATGGCGCCTTATTTGGTACTGTTGCCGTGTTTAAAGTAGAGCAAGACAACATGCTTGTTGTGGACGACCCAACAGCGTTTACTTACGCAGCCATTGGTGAAGCACAAAGTAAAGGGATAGAAATAGACCTAACGGGTGAGCTTACCGATACACTTGAAATTTGGGCGTCGTATGCATACGTTGATGCAACAATCGAAAACTCATTTTTTGATGCCAACTTTGGTTACACAGTAGAAGCGGGCGCATCACTATTAAACGTGCCAGAGCAACAGCTTAGCTTACAGTTAGTGCAATCAACAGATTTATACGGTAAAGCCATTAAATTTGGTGGTGGTTTATTACATGTGGGCAAGCGTAACGGCTTTTTTGGTACCGACTTTGAATTACCAAGCTACACAACAGCCCGTGCTTTTGTAAATTACGATGTAACAGACGCCATTGGTATTACGGCTGAGGTAAATAACCTGTTTGATGAAACGTATTACACAAACTCGTTTGCCGATGCATGGGTGCAACCTGGTACACCAAGAAACGTTAAGTTTTCTGCATCATATAAGTTTTAA
- a CDS encoding ABC transporter permease: MSINNFSKVVIVAKDEWRYWLRSKLAMTVLAIGLLLTLSSVVVTTITMHELSHDRHELQSNAEQSFVDQPDRHPHRMVHYGHYAFRTPSPLSTLDPGIDAYTGNSIFLEGHRQNSAMFADQRQGTALTKLGSLTPAFIVQTLAPLLLILIGYSSISRERESHTLSYLLAQGTSGITLIAGKGLALLSVVGLIIAPLAVSALFTVSAGESLLAVASFVVGYALYLTVWVLLILLASSVFSKNSGSFTALAFVWILLCIVMPRVASTSASTAVPSAGKIETDFAVKAELRKLGDGHNTNDPAFKQFKQSLLEKYNVNSIDELPVNFRGLVASESEAKQTEVLNQFAEQRMQAELKQTQVSRYFGWVSPMVAIRSLSMIVVGTSIETHHRFLRETEQLRFDFVQGLNKVHIEVLDYQDDMNRNADAAATKKARVSAENWQILQDFNFNVDSADVRAQRSVPAFLQLLLWIVVLLGGIKFVGKRLI, encoded by the coding sequence ATGAGTATAAATAACTTTTCAAAAGTGGTTATAGTTGCCAAAGATGAATGGCGCTATTGGCTACGCTCAAAACTAGCAATGACCGTTTTAGCCATTGGTTTATTGCTTACGCTTTCATCGGTAGTGGTGACTACCATTACAATGCATGAACTTAGCCACGATCGCCATGAGCTACAATCTAATGCTGAGCAAAGCTTTGTTGATCAACCCGATCGCCACCCGCACAGAATGGTGCACTACGGGCATTATGCATTTAGAACGCCTTCGCCACTGAGTACACTCGACCCAGGTATAGATGCATACACAGGTAACTCAATATTTTTAGAAGGACATAGGCAAAACAGTGCAATGTTTGCCGATCAACGCCAAGGTACAGCGCTTACTAAATTAGGTAGCTTAACGCCTGCTTTTATAGTGCAAACTTTAGCGCCGTTACTGCTTATATTAATTGGTTACAGCTCAATTAGCCGAGAGCGAGAATCGCATACGCTGTCGTACTTGTTAGCGCAAGGTACGTCGGGTATTACGCTAATTGCTGGTAAAGGCTTAGCACTGCTTTCGGTTGTGGGCTTAATTATTGCACCACTAGCGGTATCGGCTTTGTTTACTGTGTCTGCAGGCGAAAGCTTACTCGCTGTTGCCAGCTTTGTTGTAGGTTACGCTTTATATTTAACCGTGTGGGTATTACTGATTTTATTAGCATCGAGCGTGTTTAGTAAAAACAGTGGCAGCTTTACGGCACTTGCGTTTGTATGGATTTTACTGTGTATTGTTATGCCGCGCGTAGCAAGTACCAGTGCTTCTACGGCTGTACCATCTGCCGGTAAAATAGAAACCGACTTTGCGGTTAAAGCTGAGCTTAGAAAACTAGGCGATGGCCATAACACCAACGACCCTGCATTTAAGCAATTTAAACAATCGCTCCTTGAAAAGTACAACGTAAATAGTATTGATGAGCTGCCGGTAAACTTTAGAGGTTTAGTAGCCAGTGAATCAGAAGCTAAGCAAACCGAAGTACTAAACCAATTTGCTGAGCAACGCATGCAAGCGGAACTTAAGCAAACGCAAGTATCGCGTTATTTTGGTTGGGTATCCCCTATGGTTGCTATTCGCTCGCTTTCTATGATTGTGGTTGGCACAAGCATAGAAACGCATCATCGTTTTTTACGCGAAACCGAACAGCTTCGTTTTGATTTTGTACAAGGGCTTAACAAAGTTCATATTGAGGTACTTGATTACCAAGACGACATGAACCGCAACGCCGATGCTGCAGCCACTAAAAAAGCACGCGTTAGCGCCGAGAACTGGCAAATACTACAAGATTTTAATTTTAATGTAGACAGTGCAGATGTTCGCGCACAAAGAAGTGTACCTGCGTTTTTACAGTTATTACTGTGGATTGTAGTGCTATTAGGCGGTATTAAATTTGTAGGAAAACGTTTGATATGA
- a CDS encoding diguanylate cyclase domain-containing protein, translating into MIKIISQKLYIRVAIAIALVAIVVSLVSSMLSYYSGFKEKKNTNYLLVEQLAQTMEKTAAIAAYLNDKELSQEIINGLLRNDLVQGASLESKANAKGEMALFIANGTINKQKEAVLVKLVHPFLDDTFIGVLSIYPDDNFIQHQAQAALKKEFILMLIQSIVIAFFVSLVVQRWLTQPIQNLTDSFAKINPSEPETLKMLTFKQGKRDEISRLTHGINALMHELHLTISNEQTLRKKTQELEAKFRLIFEQASAGICLLDSKNIITTFNPAFKHYFTVPGEKELSTLHFPELLNNVDELQSLLEDIRLAHNPPQTTLDVECKVGYKTLWFHCLFVRLTDQRDTNRGPQEEHLVEVILHDVTERAERELKTRFEADHDPLTGLLNRRAGEKRLQKALRECIKNDNHLVLMMIDLDKFKPINDTYGHEAGDKVLIETAHRFKTLFHEKNDMCIRLGGDEFIVARQVNTFNKAATCEQATALLNELQQQVSISNTKTCVVGASIGIAVAPTDGTELHELMHNGDKTLYHVKETGRGKVAFYDDIKN; encoded by the coding sequence TTGATTAAAATTATTAGCCAAAAACTTTACATACGTGTTGCTATAGCAATTGCTTTAGTCGCTATTGTTGTATCTTTAGTATCGTCAATGCTGTCGTACTATTCAGGCTTTAAAGAAAAGAAAAACACCAATTACCTGCTTGTAGAACAACTAGCGCAAACAATGGAAAAAACGGCCGCTATCGCCGCCTATTTAAACGATAAAGAATTAAGCCAAGAAATAATTAATGGCCTACTAAGGAACGATTTAGTGCAAGGCGCAAGCCTAGAATCAAAAGCAAACGCAAAAGGCGAAATGGCGTTATTTATTGCAAATGGCACTATTAACAAACAAAAAGAAGCAGTGTTAGTTAAGCTAGTGCATCCTTTTTTAGATGACACTTTTATAGGTGTTTTATCAATATACCCCGACGATAATTTTATACAGCACCAGGCACAGGCTGCACTAAAAAAAGAATTTATTTTAATGCTAATACAATCTATCGTTATCGCATTTTTTGTATCGCTGGTAGTACAGCGTTGGCTTACTCAACCTATACAAAACCTAACCGACAGCTTTGCTAAAATTAATCCATCAGAACCAGAAACCCTTAAAATGCTGACCTTTAAGCAAGGCAAACGAGACGAAATAAGCCGTTTAACCCACGGTATAAATGCCCTAATGCACGAGCTGCATTTAACCATTAGTAACGAGCAAACCTTACGTAAAAAAACCCAAGAACTAGAAGCCAAGTTTAGACTTATTTTTGAACAAGCCAGCGCAGGTATTTGTTTACTCGACAGCAAAAATATTATCACCACCTTCAACCCTGCATTTAAGCATTACTTTACCGTTCCCGGCGAAAAAGAATTATCAACCTTGCACTTCCCTGAGCTGTTAAACAACGTTGATGAACTACAAAGCCTACTGGAAGATATTCGCTTAGCTCATAATCCGCCACAAACTACGCTAGATGTAGAATGTAAAGTGGGTTATAAAACGCTATGGTTTCACTGCTTATTTGTTAGATTAACAGACCAAAGAGACACCAACCGAGGTCCACAAGAAGAGCATTTAGTAGAAGTAATTTTACATGATGTAACCGAGCGCGCAGAACGCGAACTTAAAACCCGTTTTGAAGCCGATCACGACCCACTAACCGGCTTATTAAACCGCCGCGCCGGTGAAAAGCGCCTGCAAAAAGCACTACGCGAATGCATAAAAAATGATAACCACTTAGTCCTTATGATGATTGACTTAGACAAATTTAAACCCATTAACGACACCTACGGCCACGAAGCCGGTGACAAAGTTCTCATAGAAACAGCGCACCGATTTAAAACACTATTTCACGAAAAAAACGACATGTGTATTCGCCTAGGCGGTGACGAGTTTATTGTTGCAAGGCAGGTAAATACATTCAATAAAGCAGCAACCTGTGAGCAAGCAACCGCCTTACTAAATGAACTACAACAACAGGTTAGTATTTCAAACACTAAAACGTGCGTAGTGGGTGCAAGCATAGGTATTGCAGTAGCTCCTACTGATGGCACTGAGCTTCATGAATTAATGCACAACGGTGATAAAACCCTTTATCACGTAAAAGAAACAGGCCGAGGAAAAGTCGCCTTTTACGACGATATTAAAAATTAG
- a CDS encoding ATP-dependent nuclease, which yields MKVNGKQIFDDSNLICSDLETDTWIDPTDDVAGFSDNEFYWRSFLNSLVFVDPIRHHSRNSNNEQSYYFDGAKIIEELDKLRLDRATPSNWAGYKKQIKQWLTDILSEQVTNIEVVDKDLNLEFASGLSFSLDQLGTGVSQIVMLLSHLWINKEVNLNVFLEEPEANLHPEAVVKLISIFEKELINHRFFITTHSPSLIDCLNENWAVYRTLKSPNGASSITPNDNVIKYYETLDSLGVKASQILQANTVLWVEGPSDRIYLKKWIDIYSDGELKEGKDYSFLYFGGTNLASFTVLDDIGENLINIFSTSRKACLIADSDCSSQADRDDEGFKAYLSSMLDRLRTANADNAGLDSTLDDYVKVWITEGREIENYICKDLFFDILTSQGFKRESIGQGNNHKKLSLKSTQASDFIFEKFDSFDKAISDCYQFDDATQLDTPSLSNIALSYASKKVPIAKAVVDKLDKTHCSILDLENKLKDLVDFIRK from the coding sequence ATGAAGGTTAATGGTAAGCAGATCTTCGATGATAGTAATTTAATCTGTTCTGATTTGGAAACAGATACATGGATAGACCCGACTGACGATGTAGCAGGGTTTAGTGATAATGAATTTTATTGGAGAAGTTTCTTAAATTCATTGGTATTTGTTGACCCTATTCGACATCACTCGCGTAATTCGAATAATGAGCAAAGCTACTATTTTGATGGCGCAAAAATTATTGAAGAGCTTGATAAGTTAAGACTGGACAGAGCAACTCCATCAAACTGGGCTGGATATAAAAAACAAATTAAGCAGTGGCTAACTGATATTTTATCTGAGCAAGTAACTAATATTGAAGTTGTAGATAAGGATTTAAATCTTGAGTTTGCATCAGGGCTATCCTTTTCTTTAGATCAGTTAGGTACTGGCGTCTCTCAAATAGTGATGTTGCTATCACACCTTTGGATTAACAAGGAAGTCAATTTAAACGTCTTTCTTGAAGAACCAGAAGCCAATTTACATCCAGAAGCAGTAGTTAAACTTATAAGTATTTTTGAGAAAGAGCTAATAAATCATAGATTCTTTATCACTACTCATTCTCCATCCCTTATTGACTGCCTAAATGAAAACTGGGCTGTATACAGAACTTTAAAATCGCCCAATGGCGCAAGCTCAATTACCCCGAATGACAATGTAATCAAGTATTATGAAACATTAGATTCATTGGGCGTAAAAGCTTCTCAAATACTTCAAGCTAATACTGTTTTATGGGTTGAAGGGCCTAGTGATAGGATTTACTTGAAAAAATGGATTGATATATATTCTGACGGAGAACTGAAAGAAGGAAAAGACTACTCCTTCTTATACTTTGGTGGTACAAACTTAGCCTCTTTCACAGTACTAGATGATATTGGTGAAAATCTAATTAATATTTTTAGCACCAGTAGGAAGGCATGCTTGATTGCCGATTCTGATTGTTCTTCGCAAGCAGATCGAGATGATGAGGGTTTTAAAGCATATCTAAGTTCGATGTTGGATAGACTTCGAACAGCCAATGCTGATAATGCTGGTTTAGATTCAACATTAGATGATTATGTCAAAGTGTGGATTACGGAGGGTCGTGAAATTGAGAATTATATTTGCAAAGATCTATTCTTTGATATTTTAACTAGCCAAGGTTTCAAGCGTGAATCAATTGGTCAGGGAAATAACCATAAGAAACTGTCGTTAAAATCAACTCAAGCTTCAGACTTTATATTCGAAAAATTTGATTCATTCGATAAAGCTATTTCCGATTGTTATCAATTTGATGATGCTACTCAGCTAGATACACCTTCATTGAGTAATATTGCTTTAAGTTATGCAAGCAAAAAAGTACCTATTGCTAAAGCGGTAGTCGATAAGCTCGATAAAACACATTGTTCGATACTTGATCTAGAAAATAAACTGAAAGATTTAGTTGATTTTATTCGGAAATAG
- a CDS encoding ABC transporter ATP-binding protein has protein sequence MTTPTAINQTSPIESQRPENTSNSELNNAQTAKSEAIIEVNSLSFSIKNNAILKNLNFTVGSGEIYALLGGNGAGKSTTLKTLLGFNKPTQGSVKVAGKEVTQGLDFVRGKTAYLPESATLYPHLTARENVKYFLSLADINKTDEQINAAFNRVALQEGAWERHIQTYSKGMRQKTAIALAILREAPIFLLDEPTSGLDPVAIDEFNQLVRELALTGATILMVTHDVYGACQVANRIGLLRAGELVGEFDAPENGRIDTEQVHAAFAQRGA, from the coding sequence GTGACTACACCTACTGCAATTAATCAAACATCACCAATAGAATCTCAACGCCCTGAAAATACCAGTAATTCTGAATTAAATAATGCTCAAACCGCTAAAAGCGAAGCCATTATTGAAGTGAATTCGTTAAGTTTTAGCATTAAAAATAACGCTATTTTAAAAAACTTAAACTTTACTGTGGGCTCAGGCGAAATTTACGCGTTACTTGGCGGTAATGGTGCGGGTAAATCAACCACGTTAAAAACGTTATTGGGTTTTAATAAACCAACGCAAGGCTCGGTAAAAGTAGCGGGTAAAGAGGTTACACAAGGACTTGATTTTGTACGCGGAAAAACGGCGTACTTACCAGAGTCTGCAACGTTATACCCGCATTTAACCGCCCGCGAAAACGTAAAATACTTTTTATCACTTGCTGATATTAATAAAACAGATGAGCAAATTAATGCCGCATTTAACCGCGTAGCCTTGCAAGAAGGTGCGTGGGAGCGTCATATACAAACTTACTCTAAAGGCATGAGGCAAAAAACCGCAATTGCATTAGCCATTTTACGTGAAGCCCCTATATTTTTACTTGATGAGCCTACATCGGGCCTTGACCCTGTTGCCATAGATGAGTTTAACCAGTTAGTGCGCGAGCTTGCATTAACGGGCGCGACTATTTTAATGGTGACTCATGATGTATACGGTGCGTGCCAAGTAGCTAATCGTATTGGCCTACTTAGAGCCGGTGAGCTGGTGGGCGAATTTGACGCGCCTGAAAACGGCCGCATTGATACCGAACAAGTACACGCAGCCTTTGCGCAAAGAGGCGCGTAA